One part of the Rutidosis leptorrhynchoides isolate AG116_Rl617_1_P2 chromosome 1, CSIRO_AGI_Rlap_v1, whole genome shotgun sequence genome encodes these proteins:
- the LOC139883472 gene encoding uncharacterized protein, which produces MVSATSLSILSSSSSSTFHSPNNKFHNFRPKNPKYIQSNNHNNNIFYKYSSIITRSLSIEEDDGGSPDRFLENNSIADYMRFKKGDSGELQTAVVSYRKKFPWSLLQPFLQVDLVSTIHIADKEYFATLQKELESYDCVLYEMVASRESLENRRNPLAVRKLTKSNARGFNIIGFIQRQMARILMLDFQLDCLDYEPDNWYHADLDFETFKLLQMEKGESFFTFARDMTLRSTKALVQATSVPEELGPWRSKLLWASRVLPMPLVGLFFISSLCADVGDESADYPELEALSRLDFGAAMKVFLAKRLTSDFTQVTTDVEEKSVIIGERNRAATEALEKAINKGHNKIAILYGGGHMPDLGRRLKDEFDLVPSRVQWVTAWSIKNRNLTSNSLPFLRKLAEVSGWPLNRYQTLALLIFSSVLALDLWFWELFFGTTVDFITQIASDALQFVNNPNLS; this is translated from the exons ATGGTCTCTGCTACTTCTCTCTCCatattatcttcttcttcttcttcaacatttCATTCCCCCAATAATAAATTTCacaattttagacctaaaaacccTAAATATATTCAatccaataatcataataataatatcttttatAAGTACTCATCTATTATAACCCGGTCGTTATCTATTGAAGAAGATGACGGTGGATCCCCTGACAGATTTCTAGAAAACAATTCAATTGCAGATTACATGAGATTCAAAAAAGGAGATTCCGGTGAACTGCAAACCGCCGTCGTTAGTTACCGGAAAAAGTTCCCTTGGTCACTTCTTCAGCCTTTTCTTCAg GTTGATTTGGTATCAACCATTCACATTGCAGATAAAGA GTACTTTGCAACGTTACAGAAGGAACTCGAGTCATATGATTGTGTGCTTTATGAAATGGTGGCTAGTAGGGAAAGTTTAGAAAACAGAAGAAACCCTTTAGCTGTTAGAAAACTAACGAAATCAAATGCTCGGGGTTTTAATATCATAGGGTTCATTCAACGCCAAATGGCTAGAATTCTCATGCTCGATTTTCAGTTAGATTGTCTTGATTATGAGCCCGATAATTGGTACCATGCTGATCTTGATTTTGAAACCTTCAAGTTACTTCAG ATGGAAAAAGGTGAGAGCTTTTTTACATTTGCAAGAGATATGACTCTAAGATCAACGAAAGCATTGGTACAAGCGACTTCAGTCCCTGAAGAACTTGGTCCATGGAGATCTAAACTGTTATGGGCATCACGTGTTCTACCTATGCCTCTTGTTGGCCTTTTCTTCATCAGCAGTCTTTGTGCTGATGTGGGTGATGAGTCAGCAGATTATCCAGAATTAGAAGCGTTATCAAGGCTTGATTTTGGTGCTGCGATGAAGGTCTTTTTGGCAAAAAGATTAACATCCGA TTTTACACAGGTAACAACAGATGTAGAGGAGAAATCAGTCATTATAGGTGAACGAAACAGGGCTGCAACAGAAGCACTTGAAAAGGCCATTAACAAGGGCCATAACAAGATTGCTATACTATATGGTGGCGGGCACATGCCGGACTTGGGAAGGAGGTTAAAAGACGAATTTGACCTTGTTCCTTCGCGGGTTCAGTGGGTAACAGCTTGGTCAATCAAGAACCGAAACCTAACAAGCAATTCACTTCCATTTTTAAGGAAATTGGCAGAAGTTTCAGGTTGGCCATTAAATCGGTATCAAACTCTAGCATTGCTCATATTTTCATCTGTTCTTGCATTGGACCTGTGGTTTTGGGAACTCTTTTTTGGAACCACAGTCGATTTTATTACACAAATTGCTTCTGATGCTCTTCAGTTTGTTAACAATCCGAATTTAAGCTAA